One segment of Mycoplasma sp. E35C DNA contains the following:
- a CDS encoding ribose-phosphate diphosphokinase has protein sequence MHIKSNHIIFGLSASKKLTESICKKLNVKPGEIAIQKFADGEIFVRPDCTLRNKDVIFIQSTCNPVNDNLMELLIAIDSAKRASAKSITAMIPYYGYARQDRKSAGREPISSKLVADLITKAGADRVTLTDIHSDQTQGFFDIPVDTLKASFVLLCNVLVNNKIDDLVVVSPDYGGVKRARKIAESINVPLAIIDKRRPKPNVAESINILGEVDNKCCILVDDMIDTGGTIMSAAKLLHKHGAKKVLVMATHGLLNKNAIQLFDECHKNKEIDEIYITDTIDQSHRDLDTSYFKVVKLDHFYSLVLKTYMEGGSISDIYSAYQEWAKSPDLKKILENL, from the coding sequence ATGCATATTAAATCTAATCACATTATTTTCGGCTTATCTGCCTCTAAAAAATTAACAGAATCTATTTGCAAAAAATTGAATGTTAAACCTGGTGAAATAGCAATTCAAAAATTTGCTGATGGTGAAATTTTTGTTCGCCCTGATTGCACACTAAGAAATAAAGATGTTATTTTCATTCAATCAACATGCAACCCTGTTAATGACAATTTAATGGAACTTTTAATTGCTATTGATTCAGCTAAAAGAGCATCAGCTAAATCAATTACAGCTATGATCCCTTACTATGGTTACGCTAGACAAGATCGTAAATCAGCAGGGAGAGAACCTATTAGTTCTAAACTTGTAGCCGATTTAATTACTAAGGCTGGTGCTGATCGTGTAACGTTGACTGATATTCACAGCGATCAAACTCAAGGTTTTTTTGATATTCCAGTAGATACGCTAAAAGCATCATTTGTTTTATTATGTAATGTTTTAGTAAATAACAAAATTGATGATTTAGTTGTTGTATCACCTGACTATGGTGGTGTTAAAAGAGCTAGAAAAATTGCAGAATCTATCAATGTTCCATTAGCAATCATTGATAAAAGAAGACCAAAACCAAATGTTGCTGAATCAATCAATATTTTAGGTGAAGTTGATAACAAGTGCTGTATTTTAGTGGATGACATGATTGATACTGGTGGAACAATTATGTCTGCTGCTAAACTTTTACACAAACATGGTGCTAAAAAAGTTTTAGTAATGGCTACTCATGGGTTATTGAATAAAAATGCTATTCAATTATTTGATGAATGTCATAAAAATAAAGAAATTGATGAAATTTACATAACTGATACTATTGATCAGTCACACCGTGATTTAGATACTTCATATTTTAAAGTAGTTAAACTAGACCACTTTTATAGCTTGGTATTAAAAACATATATGGAAGGTGGTTCTATCAGTGATATTTATAGTGCATATCAAGAATGAGCGAAATCACCAGATCTAAAAAAGATTTTAGAAAACCTTTAA
- a CDS encoding ABC transporter ATP-binding protein, producing MLKCLFKHKFLTTLVLVLTFIVSASTTYSFFAGLFVFQAALKGDIAWIFIWTGTILVAIVSAVLLSIWTNYISQILYNKISFQLKVLITNKISSLKYQQILSDEYNLESLFINDLSIIQSKGFEQIQSLIKSIFSIVLMGTVLFLFNYIIGLVGLGFFALFTVISIFFNKMVVKKTLEYNQASANYIGTTKKHLEALNTLFFANKIDLFVNKLLKKPNHDIYKANVRYAKYQKSRLIFYGFALVISESILIFLSGYLYKNNQLMFGNLPGIILSVSSLANNFFRESFTLFDTTGDIKSASAIMKKINNLVKIDEQNKVVYNSDLIKSLSLINLNYQTDREEVLFKDVNYDFEINKKYLITGPSGAGKSTLTKILSNHLSTDNQMLKINDQWVDKKTFYNSIGYVDNNSIVLNDSLKNNIWLNHGNFDEKRYKEIIELLELESLDDDQILGSDEKGVSTGQQQRINLARYLYKNYKFLILDEALSNLDVQLFKKIEKYLASREDLTLLHITHHLDSIDRKLYDYELNIKDQKLNLKTI from the coding sequence ATGTTAAAGTGTCTTTTTAAACATAAGTTCTTAACAACATTAGTGCTTGTTTTAACTTTTATTGTTTCAGCAAGCACAACTTATTCGTTCTTTGCTGGATTGTTCGTATTTCAAGCAGCACTAAAAGGAGATATTGCTTGAATCTTTATTTGAACGGGAACAATTTTAGTAGCAATTGTTAGTGCGGTTTTATTATCAATATGAACTAACTATATAAGCCAAATTCTTTACAACAAAATTTCATTCCAATTAAAGGTTTTGATTACTAATAAAATTTCATCATTAAAATACCAACAAATACTAAGTGATGAATACAATTTAGAATCATTATTTATTAATGATTTATCAATAATTCAAAGTAAAGGTTTTGAACAAATTCAATCATTAATTAAATCAATTTTTTCAATTGTTTTAATGGGAACTGTTTTATTTTTATTTAATTACATTATTGGATTAGTTGGTTTAGGTTTTTTTGCATTATTTACGGTAATTTCAATATTTTTTAACAAAATGGTTGTTAAAAAAACACTTGAATATAATCAAGCATCTGCTAATTATATAGGAACAACTAAAAAACATTTAGAAGCATTAAATACATTGTTTTTTGCAAACAAAATTGATTTGTTTGTAAACAAGTTATTAAAGAAACCAAATCATGATATTTATAAAGCAAATGTTAGATATGCAAAATATCAAAAATCAAGATTAATTTTTTATGGCTTTGCATTAGTAATTTCTGAAAGTATTTTAATCTTTTTATCAGGTTATTTATATAAGAATAATCAATTGATGTTTGGCAATCTTCCTGGAATTATTTTAAGTGTATCTTCATTAGCAAATAACTTTTTTAGAGAATCATTTACATTATTTGACACAACAGGTGATATTAAATCAGCTTCTGCAATAATGAAGAAGATAAATAATTTAGTTAAAATTGATGAACAAAATAAGGTTGTCTATAATTCAGATCTAATTAAATCATTAAGCTTGATTAATTTAAATTATCAAACTGATCGTGAAGAAGTGTTGTTTAAAGATGTTAATTATGATTTTGAAATTAATAAAAAATATTTAATCACTGGTCCGTCTGGTGCTGGTAAAAGCACTTTAACAAAAATCTTATCAAATCATTTATCAACAGATAATCAAATGTTAAAAATTAATGATCAATGAGTTGATAAAAAAACGTTCTATAATTCGATTGGTTATGTTGATAATAATTCAATTGTTTTAAACGATTCATTAAAGAACAATATTTGATTAAATCACGGTAATTTTGATGAAAAACGATATAAAGAAATCATTGAATTATTGGAATTAGAATCACTCGATGATGATCAAATTTTAGGTAGTGATGAAAAGGGTGTTTCAACCGGTCAACAACAACGAATCAATTTAGCTAGATATTTATATAAAAACTATAAATTCTTAATTCTAGATGAAGCATTAAGTAATCTAGATGTCCAATTATTTAAAAAGATTGAAAAATATTTAGCTTCAAGAGAAGATTTAACATTACTACATATCACTCATCATTTAGATTCAATTGATCGAAAACTGTATGATTATGAATTAAATATCAAAGATCAAAAACTGAATTTAAAAACAATTTAA
- a CDS encoding ABC transporter ATP-binding protein: protein MKYFFFKKHIAKFLLVVFLSFLGNLLLVGGTFLPTYAISSLLKDDFALFGYFILGTILAELFGYFTNYLNHIVKQKYIQSCFNEYRFIFLTQINVYSYQEILKNDSSILHNQINNDLNNFDRYGLSVIFSMIDLSFTAIYSLSFLIYLNWMIALIAIGFLILSFLVPIAFNKYLRKISSNYGEANQKHIQTINKLNKGVSNLFFLNRLDLLIQKMQDNSAWFQKEELIYLKKQSLFAFCISIVSSFSQILLITFALMFAVLYANNPIIPNDFGISAVFSVTSLAGNMYGSFGGIYQGVNKLSVAKKIIKTNLNETKQTKFDPTSTKMLNFNAISFENVNFKFEEKDILTNFNYQFQANKKYLIIGASGSGKSTLINLLMGNYADYEGQIKWDENDIKDINQKEIFNTLNYLQSNPYLFLGTVKDNITYFKENVDDNKLGELKELAKLDFINDYDQQIDLENNFSSGQQQRIAIARHFYNPKPLLIFDEALSHLDKTNANEIENQILKNPNLTFIHISHHIDKEQIKKYDEVINFNELTGAAIC from the coding sequence ATGAAATACTTCTTTTTTAAAAAACATATTGCGAAGTTTTTACTGGTCGTTTTCTTGTCATTTTTAGGTAACTTGCTTTTAGTAGGTGGAACTTTTTTACCAACGTATGCAATTAGTTCATTGCTAAAAGATGATTTTGCATTATTTGGTTATTTCATTTTGGGAACGATATTGGCTGAATTGTTTGGTTATTTTACTAACTATTTAAACCATATTGTTAAGCAAAAATACATTCAATCATGTTTTAATGAATATCGTTTTATCTTCTTAACTCAGATTAATGTTTATTCTTATCAAGAAATCTTGAAGAATGATAGCTCAATCTTACATAACCAGATTAATAATGACCTTAATAATTTTGATCGATATGGATTGAGTGTTATTTTTAGCATGATTGATTTATCATTCACGGCAATTTATTCATTAAGTTTCTTAATATATTTAAACTGGATGATTGCTTTGATAGCAATTGGCTTTTTAATTCTTTCATTCTTAGTGCCGATTGCATTTAATAAATACTTAAGAAAGATTTCATCAAATTATGGTGAAGCTAATCAAAAACACATTCAAACTATTAATAAATTAAATAAGGGTGTTAGTAATCTATTCTTTTTAAATCGTTTAGATCTATTGATCCAAAAGATGCAAGATAATTCTGCATGGTTTCAAAAAGAAGAATTAATTTATTTAAAAAAGCAATCATTGTTTGCTTTTTGCATTAGTATAGTTAGTTCGTTTTCGCAAATTCTCTTAATCACTTTTGCTTTAATGTTTGCAGTATTATATGCAAATAATCCGATAATTCCGAATGATTTTGGCATTTCAGCAGTGTTTTCAGTTACTAGTTTAGCTGGTAATATGTATGGTAGTTTTGGTGGTATTTATCAGGGTGTTAATAAGTTATCTGTTGCTAAGAAAATTATTAAAACCAACTTGAATGAAACCAAACAAACTAAGTTTGATCCAACAAGCACAAAGATGTTGAATTTTAATGCAATTAGTTTTGAAAATGTAAATTTTAAATTCGAAGAAAAAGATATTTTAACGAATTTTAATTACCAATTCCAAGCTAATAAAAAGTATTTAATTATTGGTGCTAGTGGTTCTGGTAAATCAACGTTAATTAACTTATTAATGGGTAATTATGCTGATTATGAAGGTCAAATTAAATGGGATGAAAATGATATTAAAGATATTAATCAAAAAGAAATATTTAATACCTTAAATTACTTACAATCTAACCCTTATTTATTTTTAGGAACAGTTAAAGATAACATTACGTATTTCAAAGAAAATGTTGATGATAATAAACTAGGTGAATTAAAAGAGTTGGCTAAACTTGATTTCATTAATGATTATGATCAACAAATTGATTTAGAAAACAATTTTTCATCAGGACAGCAACAAAGAATTGCCATTGCTAGACATTTCTATAACCCTAAACCATTATTAATTTTTGATGAAGCATTATCACATTTAGATAAAACCAATGCTAATGAAATTGAAAATCAAATATTAAAAAATCCTAATTTGACATTTATTCATATTTCACACCATATTGATAAAGAACAGATCAAAAAATATGATGAAGTAATTAATTTTAATGAATTAACAGGAGCTGCAATATGTTAA
- the truA gene encoding tRNA pseudouridine(38-40) synthase TruA, with translation MSAKFELNVLMNISYHGNKFHGYAIQKDYVTVQSKLQDALEWIYEKKIIINASGRTDKGVHAINQYISFRIDDRISLEKLQEILNRYGLNQWHIKWIKPVDKKFHARFSAKEKTYLYLIDYCSNNPLFYDHAWIVNFKLDFDRIKQAIKILEGTHNFWSFSTANEDKGLRTIKKIDLQIKEDKIYIYVTGDGFLRSMVRMIVGALYNIGIKKYDLDHLKKLLDNPKKGSAITKAPASGLYLYDVYY, from the coding sequence ATGTCGGCCAAATTCGAGCTTAATGTTTTAATGAACATCTCATACCATGGAAATAAGTTCCATGGTTATGCGATTCAAAAAGATTATGTAACCGTCCAATCTAAATTGCAAGATGCATTAGAATGGATTTATGAAAAAAAGATCATTATTAATGCCAGCGGTCGCACTGATAAGGGTGTTCATGCCATTAATCAATATATCAGTTTTAGAATTGATGATAGAATTAGTTTAGAAAAGCTACAAGAAATCTTAAACCGATATGGACTTAATCAATGGCATATCAAATGGATTAAACCAGTTGATAAAAAATTTCATGCTCGCTTTAGTGCTAAAGAAAAAACCTATCTTTATTTAATTGATTATTGTTCAAATAATCCGTTATTTTATGACCACGCTTGAATTGTTAATTTTAAGTTAGATTTTGATCGCATTAAACAAGCAATCAAAATCCTGGAAGGGACTCATAATTTTTGATCGTTCTCAACAGCTAATGAAGATAAAGGATTAAGAACGATCAAAAAAATTGATTTACAAATCAAAGAAGATAAGATTTATATCTATGTAACTGGCGATGGTTTTTTACGTTCCATGGTGCGTATGATCGTCGGAGCGCTATATAACATCGGGATTAAAAAATATGATCTAGATCACTTAAAAAAGTTGCTAGATAATCCTAAAAAAGGAAGTGCAATCACCAAGGCTCCTGCTAGTGGGTTGTATCTTTATGATGTTTATTATTAA
- a CDS encoding energy-coupling factor transporter transmembrane component T → MKNAINGYILSNSIVHKTNPSIKLMMFIAFVIIVFLPTGLVFQLIVFSIISIIFFISKLPFRIYWSSLKTIIIMFLFLFLINWFTYRNPGFLNVSEFSHQHNYIIIGNFEDRHVSNLYDYDWFINHPEINILDKLNKNNPISFNQVLEDLKDKLSQDDKFASLIQNGNYKYFFELSVPKVAGAELRSFVFDKNLLTLTPQYFFQPYALSFKTFFITLSIVFKIFMMVLLATILTSTSTSIELTFGIEQLLSPLKLFKIPVSSLAMTISISIRFVPSLLLESQRILNAQASRGIDFKNGNFIERMRALVSLIIPMVSIAFRNAGELANAMDARSYNPRFARTRYRIFKIHTFDLVLYAILMMILGFFIFLAASRVFFGVFGSPEWMTIGLGNNVGQIRA, encoded by the coding sequence ATGAAAAACGCAATTAATGGATATATCTTAAGCAATTCAATTGTTCATAAAACCAACCCATCAATCAAATTGATGATGTTTATTGCTTTTGTAATCATCGTTTTTTTACCGACAGGATTGGTATTTCAATTAATTGTATTTTCAATCATCTCAATAATCTTTTTTATTTCTAAACTACCGTTTAGAATTTATTGATCGTCCTTAAAAACAATAATAATAATGTTTTTATTCTTGTTTTTAATTAACTGGTTTACTTATCGTAACCCTGGATTTTTAAATGTCTCAGAGTTTTCGCACCAACATAATTACATTATTATTGGTAACTTTGAAGATCGACATGTTTCTAATCTTTATGATTATGATTGGTTCATCAACCACCCTGAAATTAACATCTTAGATAAACTTAATAAGAACAATCCAATTAGCTTTAATCAAGTTCTAGAAGATTTAAAAGATAAATTATCCCAAGATGATAAGTTTGCATCATTAATCCAAAATGGTAATTATAAATACTTCTTTGAACTATCAGTGCCAAAAGTAGCAGGGGCTGAATTAAGAAGTTTTGTTTTTGATAAAAACCTATTAACCTTAACACCACAATACTTCTTTCAACCATACGCATTAAGTTTTAAAACATTCTTCATTACCTTATCAATTGTCTTTAAGATTTTCATGATGGTCTTATTGGCAACAATTTTAACATCAACCAGCACTTCAATTGAATTAACCTTTGGAATTGAACAATTATTATCACCATTAAAGTTATTCAAAATTCCAGTAAGTTCATTAGCAATGACGATTAGTATTTCAATCCGATTTGTGCCTTCATTGTTATTAGAATCACAAAGAATTCTAAATGCCCAAGCTTCTAGAGGAATTGACTTTAAGAATGGTAATTTCATCGAAAGAATGCGTGCTTTGGTGTCATTAATTATCCCGATGGTATCAATTGCATTCAGAAATGCAGGTGAATTGGCTAACGCAATGGATGCTAGAAGTTATAACCCAAGATTTGCCAGAACTAGATATCGAATTTTCAAAATTCATACCTTTGATTTAGTTTTATACGCAATCTTAATGATGATCTTAGGATTCTTCATCTTCTTAGCTGCTAGTCGCGTCTTTTTTGGTGTTTTTGGTTCACCTGAATGAATGACAATTGGTCTAGGAAACAATGTCGGCCAAATTCGAGCTTAA